From Myotis daubentonii chromosome 15, mMyoDau2.1, whole genome shotgun sequence, one genomic window encodes:
- the TEAD2 gene encoding transcriptional enhancer factor TEF-4 isoform X3: MGEPRAGAPLDDGSAWTGSEEGSEEGTGGSEGAGGDGGPDAEGVWSPDIEQSFQEALAIYPPCGRRKIILSDEGKMYGRNELIARYIKLRTGKTRTRKQVSSHIQVLARRKSREIQSKLKDQVSKDKAFQTMATMSSAQLISAPSLQAKLGPAGPQASELFQFWSGGSGTPWNVPDVKPFSQTPFSLSLTPPSTDLPGYEPPQALSPPALPPPAPSPPAWQARALGTARLQLVEFSAFVEPPDAVDSYQRHLFVHISQHCPSPGAPPLESVDVRQIYDKFPEKKGGLRELYDRGPPHAFFLVKFWADLNWGPSGEEVGAAGSSGGFYGVSSQYESLEHMTLTCSSKVCSFGKQVVEKVETERAQLEDGRFVYRLLRSPMCEYLVNFLHKLRQLPERYMMNSVLENFTILQVVTNRDTQELLLCTAYVFEVSTSERGAQHHIYRLVRD; encoded by the exons ATGGGGGAACCCCGGGCTGGGGCCCCCCTGGACGATGGCAGCGCCTGGACAGGAAGTGaggaaggaagtgaggaaggCACCGGAGGCAgcgagggggctgggggagacggGGGTCCGGATGCTGAGGGTGTCTGGAGTCCAGACATCGAGCAGAGCTTCCAGGAGGCCCTGGCCATCTACCCACCCTGTGGCCGGCGGAAAATCATCCTGTCCGATGAAGGCAAGATGTATG GTCGGAATGAGCTGATTGCCCGTTACATCAAGCTGAGAACAGGGAAGACGCGAACTCGCAAACAG GTCTCTAGTCACATCCAGGTCTTGGCCCGAAGGAAATCGAGGGAAATCCAGTCCAAGCTCAAG GACCAGGTTTCCAAGGATAAGGCTTTCCAGACAATGGCCACCATGTCCTCGGCCCAGCTCATCTCAGCACCTTCCCTGCAGGCCAAACTGGGTCCCGCTGGTCCTCAG gcctctgagctttTCCAGTTTTGGTCAGGGGGCTCTGGGACCCCCTGGAATGTTCCAGA CGTGAAGCCATTCTCGCAGACGCCGTTCTCCTTGTCACTGACTCCCCCATCTACTGACCTCCCAG gGTACGAACCCCCCCAAGCCCTctcaccccctgccctgcccccacctgccccgtcACCCCCAGCCTGGCAGGCTCGGGCCCTGGGCACTGCCCGGTTACAGCTGGTGGAATTCTCGGCCTTTGTGGAACCCCCAGATGCAGTTGACTCT TACCAGAGGCACCTGTTCGTACACATCAGCCAGCACTGCCCGAGCCCTGGAGCTCCCCCGCTCGAGAGCGTGGACGTTCGGCAGATCTATGACAAATTCCCTGAGAAAAAGGGGGGTCTGCGGGAGCTGTACGATCGTGGGCCCCCTCACGCCTTCTTCCTGGTCAAGTTCTGG GCGGACCTGAACTGGGGCCCGAGTGGTGAGGAGGTGGGGGCCGCTGGCAGCAGTGGTGGCTTCTATGGTGTGAGCAGCCAGTACGAGAGCCTGGAGCACATGACTCTCACCTGCTCCTCCAAAGTCTGCTCCTTTGGCAAGCAGGTGGTGGAGAAAGTGGAG ACGGAGCGCGCCCAGCTGGAGGACGGGAGGTTCGTGTACCGCCTGCTGCGCTCGCCCATGTGCGAGTACCTGGTGAATTTCTTGCACAAGCTGCGGCAGCTGCCCGAGCGGTACATGATGAACAGCGTCCTGGAGAACTTCACCATCCTCCAg GTGGTGACGAACCGAGACACCCAGGAGCTGCTGCTCTGCACCGCCTACGTCTTCGAAGTCTCCACCAGTGAGCGGGGCGCCCAGCACCACATCTATCGCCTGGTCAGGGACTGA
- the TEAD2 gene encoding transcriptional enhancer factor TEF-4 isoform X2, translating to MGEPRAGAPLDDGSAWTGSEEGSEEGTGGSEGAGGDGGPDAEGVWSPDIEQSFQEALAIYPPCGRRKIILSDEGKMYGRNELIARYIKLRTGKTRTRKQVSSHIQVLARRKSREIQSKPQRFLQDQVSKDKAFQTMATMSSAQLISAPSLQAKLGPAGPQASELFQFWSGGSGTPWNVPDVKPFSQTPFSLSLTPPSTDLPGYEPPQALSPPALPPPAPSPPAWQARALGTARLQLVEFSAFVEPPDAVDSYQRHLFVHISQHCPSPGAPPLESVDVRQIYDKFPEKKGGLRELYDRGPPHAFFLVKFWADLNWGPSGEEVGAAGSSGGFYGVSSQYESLEHMTLTCSSKVCSFGKQVVEKVETERAQLEDGRFVYRLLRSPMCEYLVNFLHKLRQLPERYMMNSVLENFTILQVVTNRDTQELLLCTAYVFEVSTSERGAQHHIYRLVRD from the exons ATGGGGGAACCCCGGGCTGGGGCCCCCCTGGACGATGGCAGCGCCTGGACAGGAAGTGaggaaggaagtgaggaaggCACCGGAGGCAgcgagggggctgggggagacggGGGTCCGGATGCTGAGGGTGTCTGGAGTCCAGACATCGAGCAGAGCTTCCAGGAGGCCCTGGCCATCTACCCACCCTGTGGCCGGCGGAAAATCATCCTGTCCGATGAAGGCAAGATGTATG GTCGGAATGAGCTGATTGCCCGTTACATCAAGCTGAGAACAGGGAAGACGCGAACTCGCAAACAG GTCTCTAGTCACATCCAGGTCTTGGCCCGAAGGAAATCGAGGGAAATCCAGTCCAAG CCTCAACGCTTCCTCCAGGACCAGGTTTCCAAGGATAAGGCTTTCCAGACAATGGCCACCATGTCCTCGGCCCAGCTCATCTCAGCACCTTCCCTGCAGGCCAAACTGGGTCCCGCTGGTCCTCAG gcctctgagctttTCCAGTTTTGGTCAGGGGGCTCTGGGACCCCCTGGAATGTTCCAGA CGTGAAGCCATTCTCGCAGACGCCGTTCTCCTTGTCACTGACTCCCCCATCTACTGACCTCCCAG gGTACGAACCCCCCCAAGCCCTctcaccccctgccctgcccccacctgccccgtcACCCCCAGCCTGGCAGGCTCGGGCCCTGGGCACTGCCCGGTTACAGCTGGTGGAATTCTCGGCCTTTGTGGAACCCCCAGATGCAGTTGACTCT TACCAGAGGCACCTGTTCGTACACATCAGCCAGCACTGCCCGAGCCCTGGAGCTCCCCCGCTCGAGAGCGTGGACGTTCGGCAGATCTATGACAAATTCCCTGAGAAAAAGGGGGGTCTGCGGGAGCTGTACGATCGTGGGCCCCCTCACGCCTTCTTCCTGGTCAAGTTCTGG GCGGACCTGAACTGGGGCCCGAGTGGTGAGGAGGTGGGGGCCGCTGGCAGCAGTGGTGGCTTCTATGGTGTGAGCAGCCAGTACGAGAGCCTGGAGCACATGACTCTCACCTGCTCCTCCAAAGTCTGCTCCTTTGGCAAGCAGGTGGTGGAGAAAGTGGAG ACGGAGCGCGCCCAGCTGGAGGACGGGAGGTTCGTGTACCGCCTGCTGCGCTCGCCCATGTGCGAGTACCTGGTGAATTTCTTGCACAAGCTGCGGCAGCTGCCCGAGCGGTACATGATGAACAGCGTCCTGGAGAACTTCACCATCCTCCAg GTGGTGACGAACCGAGACACCCAGGAGCTGCTGCTCTGCACCGCCTACGTCTTCGAAGTCTCCACCAGTGAGCGGGGCGCCCAGCACCACATCTATCGCCTGGTCAGGGACTGA
- the TEAD2 gene encoding transcriptional enhancer factor TEF-4 isoform X1: MGEPRAGAPLDDGSAWTGSEEGSEEGTGGSEGAGGDGGPDAEGVWSPDIEQSFQEALAIYPPCGRRKIILSDEGKMYGRNELIARYIKLRTGKTRTRKQVSSHIQVLARRKSREIQSKLKALNVDQVSKDKAFQTMATMSSAQLISAPSLQAKLGPAGPQASELFQFWSGGSGTPWNVPDVKPFSQTPFSLSLTPPSTDLPGYEPPQALSPPALPPPAPSPPAWQARALGTARLQLVEFSAFVEPPDAVDSYQRHLFVHISQHCPSPGAPPLESVDVRQIYDKFPEKKGGLRELYDRGPPHAFFLVKFWADLNWGPSGEEVGAAGSSGGFYGVSSQYESLEHMTLTCSSKVCSFGKQVVEKVETERAQLEDGRFVYRLLRSPMCEYLVNFLHKLRQLPERYMMNSVLENFTILQVVTNRDTQELLLCTAYVFEVSTSERGAQHHIYRLVRD, encoded by the exons ATGGGGGAACCCCGGGCTGGGGCCCCCCTGGACGATGGCAGCGCCTGGACAGGAAGTGaggaaggaagtgaggaaggCACCGGAGGCAgcgagggggctgggggagacggGGGTCCGGATGCTGAGGGTGTCTGGAGTCCAGACATCGAGCAGAGCTTCCAGGAGGCCCTGGCCATCTACCCACCCTGTGGCCGGCGGAAAATCATCCTGTCCGATGAAGGCAAGATGTATG GTCGGAATGAGCTGATTGCCCGTTACATCAAGCTGAGAACAGGGAAGACGCGAACTCGCAAACAG GTCTCTAGTCACATCCAGGTCTTGGCCCGAAGGAAATCGAGGGAAATCCAGTCCAAGCTCAAG GCCCTGAATGTG GACCAGGTTTCCAAGGATAAGGCTTTCCAGACAATGGCCACCATGTCCTCGGCCCAGCTCATCTCAGCACCTTCCCTGCAGGCCAAACTGGGTCCCGCTGGTCCTCAG gcctctgagctttTCCAGTTTTGGTCAGGGGGCTCTGGGACCCCCTGGAATGTTCCAGA CGTGAAGCCATTCTCGCAGACGCCGTTCTCCTTGTCACTGACTCCCCCATCTACTGACCTCCCAG gGTACGAACCCCCCCAAGCCCTctcaccccctgccctgcccccacctgccccgtcACCCCCAGCCTGGCAGGCTCGGGCCCTGGGCACTGCCCGGTTACAGCTGGTGGAATTCTCGGCCTTTGTGGAACCCCCAGATGCAGTTGACTCT TACCAGAGGCACCTGTTCGTACACATCAGCCAGCACTGCCCGAGCCCTGGAGCTCCCCCGCTCGAGAGCGTGGACGTTCGGCAGATCTATGACAAATTCCCTGAGAAAAAGGGGGGTCTGCGGGAGCTGTACGATCGTGGGCCCCCTCACGCCTTCTTCCTGGTCAAGTTCTGG GCGGACCTGAACTGGGGCCCGAGTGGTGAGGAGGTGGGGGCCGCTGGCAGCAGTGGTGGCTTCTATGGTGTGAGCAGCCAGTACGAGAGCCTGGAGCACATGACTCTCACCTGCTCCTCCAAAGTCTGCTCCTTTGGCAAGCAGGTGGTGGAGAAAGTGGAG ACGGAGCGCGCCCAGCTGGAGGACGGGAGGTTCGTGTACCGCCTGCTGCGCTCGCCCATGTGCGAGTACCTGGTGAATTTCTTGCACAAGCTGCGGCAGCTGCCCGAGCGGTACATGATGAACAGCGTCCTGGAGAACTTCACCATCCTCCAg GTGGTGACGAACCGAGACACCCAGGAGCTGCTGCTCTGCACCGCCTACGTCTTCGAAGTCTCCACCAGTGAGCGGGGCGCCCAGCACCACATCTATCGCCTGGTCAGGGACTGA